In a single window of the Coffea eugenioides isolate CCC68of chromosome 3, Ceug_1.0, whole genome shotgun sequence genome:
- the LOC113764468 gene encoding F-box/kelch-repeat protein At3g23880-like, which yields MEEQQPVEDMGTINNTIPDELIFEILSRLPVKSLLRFRCVSKSWLSLISSSEFIKAHLEKSLNEDDYNRHKLLFISDRIFKNCSLNPALNASKTPSTETSANIVDNPMRFNRGSLPYIVGSCNGLVCIKSPRNRLYFWNPATRKSKRLPKFGSKTVHNNWWDSLFCYGFGYDESNEDYKVVGVSFVNVSDVFGTEIRVKVYSLKGNSWRRIQEDFKVGDMNEYGCFANGKLHWVSNRIPGSDDVRKIISFDLASEAFGEVEKPEQWMGFSSDWNLHVLDGHLSLSYDQGSNLVDVWVMEKDGANESWAKVLSILNLSQPSGEIFLKPVFLSKEGEILFKYGPVIALYSTKDNAYNYPRVTNLGDLAQVEVYVESLLSPNAVDGV from the coding sequence ATGGAGGAGCAGCAGCCAGTAGAAGATATGGGAACCATCAATAATACTATTCCTGATGAACTCATCTTTGAAATCCTCTCAAGGCTTCCAGTCAAGTCCCTCTTGAGGTTCAGGTGCGTTTCAAAATCTTGGCTTTCCTTAATCTCTAGCTCGGAATTCATTAAAGCCCATCTCGAGAAATCGTTAAATGAGGATGACTACAATCGCCATAAGCTCCTTTTCATTTCTGATAGAATTTTCAAGAATTGTTCTCTGAATCCTGCACTGAATGCATCCAAGACTCCCAGTACTGAGACAAGCGCAAATATTGTTGACAATCCCATGAGATTCAACCGTGGTAGTTTGCCTTATATTGTGGGTTCTTGTAATGGTTTGGTATGCATCAAAAGTCCTCGAAATCGACTGTATTTCTGGAACCCTGCAACAAGAAAATCTAAAAGGTTGCCCAAGTTTGGTAGCAAAACtgtgcacaataattggtgggACTCTTTATTTTGTTATGGCTTTGGATATGATGAGTCTAATGAGGATTACAAGGTAGTTGGGGTGTCGTTTGTAAATGTTTCTGATGTTTTCGGTACAGAAATCCGGGTTAAGGTGTATAGTCTAAAAGGTAATTCGTGGAGGAGGATTCAGGAGGATTTTAAGGTGGGTGATATGAATGAATATGGTTGCTTTGCAAATGGAAAGCTCCACTGGGTCTCGAATCGTATTCCTGGCTCTGATGACGTACGGAAAATTATTAGTTTTGATTTGGCGAGCGAGGCATTTGGAGAGGTGGAAAAGCCAGAACAGTGGATGGGTTTTTCTTCTGATTGGAATTTACATGTTTTAGATGGACATCTGTCGCTGTCTTATGATCAGGGAAGCAATCTTGTGGATGTTTGGGTGATGGAGAAGGATGGTGCTAATGAATCATGGGCTAAAGTGCTTTCGATCCTTAATCTCAGTCAGCCTAGTggtgaaatttttttgaaaccTGTTTTTCTGTCCAAGGAAGGTGAAATTCTGTTTAAATATGGGCCAGTCATAGCGCTTTACAGTACAAAGGATAATGCTTACAACTATCCCCGGGTTACTAATTTGGGAGATCTTGCGCAAGTGGAGGTGTATGTTGAAAGCTTACTTTCTCCAAATGCTGTTGATGGAGTATGA
- the LOC113766609 gene encoding F-box/kelch-repeat protein At3g23880-like: MEMEESSASAPNSNQLQEKQPVQEIPTINFIPDEVLEDILTRLPVKSVLRFSAALSSAITATAEATPTNIDHPMRFDRGSMPYIVGSCNGLVCLKIPRKQLCYGFGYDESNDDYKIVAISLVKVSDAMGKKIRVEVYSLKTDSWRRIEVTLSCKDVWRMEKYGVKESWTKVLSIPNLSGPNGGISGQAIFLSKEGEIVCKFGEVLALYDGRKILTFNLSSETFGEDVWRMEKYGVKESWTKVLSIPNLSGPNGGISGQAIFLSKEVEIVCKFREVLALYDPKHNTHMHMRITNLGALSQVNVYVESLVLPNAVEGVPVHWA, encoded by the exons ATGGAGATGGAAGAATCTTCTGCTTCTGCTCCTAATTCAAACCAATTACAGGAGAAGCAGCCAGTCCAAGAAATCCcaaccatcaatttcatccctgatgaAGTCCTTGAGGACATCCTCACGAGGCTTCCAGTCAAGTCCGTCCTGAGGTTCAG TGCTGCATTGAGTTCAGCCATCACTGCCACTGCCGAGGCAACTCCAACCAATATCGATCATCCCATGAGATTCGATCGCGGTAGTATGCCTTATATTGTGGGCTCTTGTAATGGTTTGGTGTGTCTTAAAATTCCTAGAAAGCAACT TTGTTATGGTTTTGGATATGATGAGTCTAATGATGATTACAAAATAGTTGCCATTTCCCTTGTGAAAGTTTCTGATGCTATGGGTAAAAAAATCCGGGTTGAGGTTTATAGTCTCAAAACTGATTCGTGGAGGAGGATTGAGGTAACATTAAG TTGCAAGGATGTTTGGAGGATGGAGAAGTATGGTGTTAAAGAGTCTTGGACTAAAGTGCTGTCGATTCCTAATCTGAGTGGCCCTAATGGAGGGATTTCCGGGCAAGCTATTTTTCTATCAAAGGAAGGAGAAATTGTGTGTAAATTTGGGGAAGTTTTAGCCCTTTATGATGGGCGGAAAATTCTTACTTTTAATTTGTCGAGTGAGACATTTGGAGAGGATGTTTGGAGGATGGAGAAGTATGGTGTTAAAGAGTCTTGGACTAAAGTGCTGTCGATTCCTAATCTGAGTGGCCCTAATGGTGGGATTTCCGGGCAAGCTATTTTTCTATCAAAGGAAGTAGAAATTGTGTGTAAATTTCGGGAAGTTTTAGCCCTTTACGATCCAAAACATAATACTCACATGCATATGCGAATTACTAATTTGGGAGCTCTTTCACAAGTAAATGTGTATGTTGAGAGCTTGGTTTTGCCTAATGCTGTTGAAGGGGTACCAGTGCACTGGGCTTGA
- the LOC113766611 gene encoding F-box protein CPR1-like, with the protein MGQKLSNKRQKTTPQDDLQCTSSSTSDNGHLISSTLYRASSPGDDNLFNSCSNQDLDTLQRSVTSIPDDLMIEILSRLPVKSLLKFRCVSKSLLALISSPDFIRTHVRKNNENINHRVICCVHCDEFGGSDLKEFPLKSALNEPVTRATDIDYPKGYDKIGSFKIVGSCNGLVCVTFPKKRSKNGELGILLWNPSMKKYRKLPKFDTKLNSTIWHSWFVACGYGYDESNDDYKVVAMLSVRYRQPEGVTMKEDTVTKMYSRKTHTWEEIENLKDGIPINELGNFASGRLHWLTSTTMPRRFHTKHNIHSYALVSETEGDLKIVSIDLESKMFGVVEYPEHEKSNSYCALGIAGGRLCLVRTYESRVMDISVMKEYGVKESWTKVASVNYPEHIVAKLYRQPFGWQNNGGHMLKLEKFLVLYDSEDDSIRFPIIGNFGLVRWVDTYAESLVLP; encoded by the coding sequence ATGGGACAAAAACTAAGCAACAAACGTCAAAAAACCACACCTCAAGATGATCTGCAATGCACCTCTTCCTCTACTTCCGACAATGGTCATCTCATCAGCTCTACTTTATACCGAGCTTCATCGCCTGGTGATGATAATCTCTTTAACTCTTGTTCAAACCAAGATTTGGACACGTTACAACGAAGTGTAACCAGCATACCTGATGATCTCATGATTGAAATCCTCTCACGGCTTCCTGTTAAATCCCTGTTGAAGTTCAGGTGTGTATCGAAATCTTTGCTTGCGTTAATCTCAAGTCCCGATTTCATCAGAACCCAtgtgaggaaaaataatgagaaCATCAACCATAGGGTCATATGTTGTGTTCATTGTGACGAGTTTGGTGGTTCTGATCTCAAGGAATTCCCTCTGAAATCAGCTTTGAATGAACCAGTAACTCGAGCTACCGACATTGACTATCCCAAGGGGTACGACAAAATTGGATCATTCAAAATTGTGGGTTCTTGCAATGGCTTGGTTTGCGTTACTTTTCCTAAAAAAAGATCAAAAAATGGTGAGTTAGGAATTCTTCTCTGGAATCCATCCATGAAAAAGTACAGAAAATTGCCCAAGTTTGACACTAAGTTGAACAGTACTATTTGGCACAGTTGGTTTGTGGCATGTGGATACGGCTACGATGAGTCTAATGATGATTACAAAGTAGTTGCAATGTTAAGTGTCCGCTATCGGCAACCAGAAGGAGTGACTATGAAAGAAGATACTGTGACTAAGATGTACAGTCGTAAGACTCACACTTGGGAGGAAATTGAGAATTTGAAGGATGGGATTCCGATTAACGAGCTGGGTAATTTTGCTAGTGGGAGGCTCCATTGGTTGACGAGTACTACTATGCCTAGACGGTTTCATACCAAGCACAACATTCATAGCTATGCCTTAGTCAGTGAGACTGAAGGAGACTTGAAAATTGTAAGTATTGATTTGGAAAGTAAGATGTTTGGCGTGGTGGAGTATCCAGAACATGAAAAGAGCAATAGCTACTGTGCATTAGGGATCGCTGGAGGACGTCTCTGCCTTGTTCGCACCTATGAAAGTCGTGTGATGGATATTTCGGTTATGAAGGAGTATGGAGTGAAAGAATCTTGGACTAAAGTTGCTTCTGTTAATTATCCTGAGCATATTGTTGCCAAATTATATCGTCAACCTTTTGGCTGGCAGAACAACGGTGGACATATGCTTAAGCTTGAGAAATTCTTGGTACTTTATGACTCAGAAGATGATTCAATTAGGTTTCCAATCATTGGAAATTTTGGACTTGTTCGATGGGTCGATACTTATGCTGAAAGCTTGGTTTTGCCTTGA